A genomic window from Ciona intestinalis chromosome 8, KH, whole genome shotgun sequence includes:
- the LOC100182282 gene encoding tripartite motif-containing protein 2 isoform X1, with amino-acid sequence MINLVSVGGFSILRFMWFVFLRRFYSFMMNSKRSPAVNRRSPAPSFQTPRPYSMYVSSRHLKTSQDNISLTSSSSSSSFSEVHSTNGGNQTLDSKQKRNSSAELLSTPDCSGVINGLVCGNRTLDVYENSSAELTHSRSIQQKKKKKSPSKRLAVMQVAGPNTRTWLTPKTIKRLATPGPVFGTCISKSGNCYVSVVSIKGERLIQAYDKNCNLVKSFPTRATKGGKVFEPYQIYEMPDDNLAVACGNCVTVWTKEGKLVVEHGRNLFKFAKFLAVRSTGEIVVADSDGDSVKIISAGGQQINKLNCDFKGPTGVAVDSNDNIIVADWKDQIRIFDTDNVLVRSFGHKGDGDGEFDLPYGISVDCEDNIVISDMWNDRVSIYTSEGQFIKHIVPTAGISQILRRPAFISVSCGKIPEDNRLAVTDFLASAVRVFSY; translated from the exons ATGATTAATTTAGTAAGTGTAGGTGGTTTTTCTATCCTACGCTTTATGTGGTTTGTTTTCCTTAGAAG ATTTTATTCGTTCATGATGAATTCGAAGCGATCTCCTGCTGTTAACCGTCGTTCGCCAGCACCAAgttttcaaacacctcgtccCTATTCTATGTACGTCAGTTCGAGGCATTTAAAAACAAGCCAAGATAACATTTCACTGACGTCGTCTTCTAGTTCGTCTTCTTTCAGCGAAGTTCATTCTACAAACGGAGGAAATCAAACGCTTGACTCAAA ACAAAAAAGGAATTCCTCTGCCGAATTACTGTCTACACCAGACTGCAGTGGAGTAATCAACGGTTTAGTGTGTGGGAACCGAACTCTTGACGTTTACGAAAATTCATCTGCTGAGCTTACACATAGTCGTTCTATCcaacaaaagaaaaagaaaaagtctCC ATCAAAAAGGCTTGCAGTCATGCAAGTTGCAGGGCCAAACACCAGAACATGGTTAACACCAAAAACTATAAA ACGGCTTGCTACACCAGGCCCTGTGTTTGGAACTTGCATTTCGAAATCGGGAAACTGTTATGTTTCGGTCGTATCCATTAAAGGTGAAAGACTAATTCAAGCATATgacaaaaattgtaatttagtCAAGTCATTTCCAACTCGAGCAACAAAAGGAGGAAAAGTTTTTGAACCTTACCAG ATTTACGAGATGCCCGATGACAACTTGGCTGTGGCGTGTGGCAATTGCGTCACAGTATGGACAAAAGAAGGAAAACTGGTGGTGGAGCATGGTCGGAATCTTTTCAAGTTCGCTAAGTTTCTTGCTGTTCGATCAACAG GCGAAATTGTCGTTGCCGACTCTGATGGTGATTCAGTGAAAATCATCTCTGCTGGTGGACAGCAGATCAACAAACTTAATTGCGATTTTAAAGGACCAACAGGGGTAGCGGTGGATAGCAATGATAATATTATAGTTGCTGACTGGAAAGACCAAATTCGA ATATTCGACACTGATAATGTACTTGTGCGTTCGTTTGGGCACAAAGGTGACGGTGACGGAGAATTCGATTTACCGTATGGAATTTCAGTCGATTGCGAGGACAACATAGTTATATCTGATATGTGGAACGACCGAGTGTCCATTTATACATCTGAAggacaatttataaaacacatcGTACCTACTGCGGGCATCTCTCAAATTCTTCGGCGACCAGCGTTTATTTCAGTTTCTTGCGGAAAGATACCAGAAGACAATCGACTTGCAGTCACCGATTTCTTAGCTTCGGCTGTCCGAGTGTTTTCCTACTAG
- the LOC100182282 gene encoding E3 ubiquitin-protein ligase TRIM71 isoform X2, with protein MMNSKRSPAVNRRSPAPSFQTPRPYSMYVSSRHLKTSQDNISLTSSSSSSSFSEVHSTNGGNQTLDSKQKRNSSAELLSTPDCSGVINGLVCGNRTLDVYENSSAELTHSRSIQQKKKKKSPSKRLAVMQVAGPNTRTWLTPKTIKRLATPGPVFGTCISKSGNCYVSVVSIKGERLIQAYDKNCNLVKSFPTRATKGGKVFEPYQIYEMPDDNLAVACGNCVTVWTKEGKLVVEHGRNLFKFAKFLAVRSTGEIVVADSDGDSVKIISAGGQQINKLNCDFKGPTGVAVDSNDNIIVADWKDQIRIFDTDNVLVRSFGHKGDGDGEFDLPYGISVDCEDNIVISDMWNDRVSIYTSEGQFIKHIVPTAGISQILRRPAFISVSCGKIPEDNRLAVTDFLASAVRVFSY; from the exons ATGATGAATTCGAAGCGATCTCCTGCTGTTAACCGTCGTTCGCCAGCACCAAgttttcaaacacctcgtccCTATTCTATGTACGTCAGTTCGAGGCATTTAAAAACAAGCCAAGATAACATTTCACTGACGTCGTCTTCTAGTTCGTCTTCTTTCAGCGAAGTTCATTCTACAAACGGAGGAAATCAAACGCTTGACTCAAA ACAAAAAAGGAATTCCTCTGCCGAATTACTGTCTACACCAGACTGCAGTGGAGTAATCAACGGTTTAGTGTGTGGGAACCGAACTCTTGACGTTTACGAAAATTCATCTGCTGAGCTTACACATAGTCGTTCTATCcaacaaaagaaaaagaaaaagtctCC ATCAAAAAGGCTTGCAGTCATGCAAGTTGCAGGGCCAAACACCAGAACATGGTTAACACCAAAAACTATAAA ACGGCTTGCTACACCAGGCCCTGTGTTTGGAACTTGCATTTCGAAATCGGGAAACTGTTATGTTTCGGTCGTATCCATTAAAGGTGAAAGACTAATTCAAGCATATgacaaaaattgtaatttagtCAAGTCATTTCCAACTCGAGCAACAAAAGGAGGAAAAGTTTTTGAACCTTACCAG ATTTACGAGATGCCCGATGACAACTTGGCTGTGGCGTGTGGCAATTGCGTCACAGTATGGACAAAAGAAGGAAAACTGGTGGTGGAGCATGGTCGGAATCTTTTCAAGTTCGCTAAGTTTCTTGCTGTTCGATCAACAG GCGAAATTGTCGTTGCCGACTCTGATGGTGATTCAGTGAAAATCATCTCTGCTGGTGGACAGCAGATCAACAAACTTAATTGCGATTTTAAAGGACCAACAGGGGTAGCGGTGGATAGCAATGATAATATTATAGTTGCTGACTGGAAAGACCAAATTCGA ATATTCGACACTGATAATGTACTTGTGCGTTCGTTTGGGCACAAAGGTGACGGTGACGGAGAATTCGATTTACCGTATGGAATTTCAGTCGATTGCGAGGACAACATAGTTATATCTGATATGTGGAACGACCGAGTGTCCATTTATACATCTGAAggacaatttataaaacacatcGTACCTACTGCGGGCATCTCTCAAATTCTTCGGCGACCAGCGTTTATTTCAGTTTCTTGCGGAAAGATACCAGAAGACAATCGACTTGCAGTCACCGATTTCTTAGCTTCGGCTGTCCGAGTGTTTTCCTACTAG